The sequence TTTCGCCATCAACTACTAACCGAAGATGTGCAACAAAAAAGGGTTGAACCAACGAGCCTCCAGGCTGTTAATGTAGAGGATACGATTTATGATGGCTTGTTAGCGTTTCTATATTATTTTATGAGTGGGCAATATGAGTTTTATGAAGGGCGGTATCAATCAGCGCTTCGTCTATATAAGATCGCTGAACAGAAAATTGACCACGTTCACGATCAATCAGAGAAAGCCGAATTTTATTTCCGTTTAGGAGAAAGTTATTTTCGCATCGACCAATATACATTTGCTGTCTCTTATCTTGAACAGGCAATTGATTTGTTTGAGGAACAACAATTTTATTTGGAGCGGATTTTAAATTGTAGGTTGCTTTTAGCAGCTATAAAAACAGAACTGAATCTGTTTGATGAGGCTGAAAAAGAGTACCAATCTGCACTTGCTGACGCAACGCCTTATCCAACGACGCACGCTCTTCTGTTAAGGGCATTAGGGCTTAATCGTGTCCGCCAAAAAAAGTTACATGAAGCGGAAATGTATTTTGCTGAAGCGCTAACGATTGGTGATCATTCTAAAAGTGTAGAAGGACTTAAAACAAAGGCTAACTTGGCCAATGTTCGCTTGCGCCAGAATGCCAACAATGCAGAAGCAATTCGTTTGTTACAAGAAGCAAAAGCAGGAGCGACAGCCATTCATCTCGAAGAATGTATGGTACGCTGTGCCATCACGGAAGCATTGTACATAAACGAAGGGAGGGACGAGCGACTTACAAGTGAGTTGCAACGACTGTTGGAGCGAGAATTTTACACTGAGTATTCAGAACTAGCAGAAGAGATTGCTGAATACTATAAACAACAATCGTTGCTTGAAAAGGCCTTTTATTACATGAAAGAAGCGCTTCATTACCGTACTAATATGAAAATGATAGGAGTTGAACAGCAATGAAACGAATATTCCGTTTGGTATTGCTTGTCTGCTTTATTTTTGTTCCGTTTGTGGATGGAGCCAACGCAGAAACATCTACTCCGATTGAACCACAAGAAAAACCAGGCACGGCGACATAACGGAGAAATTCCTTTAACCGTCCTAATATGAAAATCTTAGGGTCAGGAGCTGAACAACAATGAAACGAATGATCGGTATGATCGTAATCGTCAGTTTTATTTTTGTACCATTTATTGAGAATGGAGCCAAAGCCGAAACGGCTGTTCCAGTGGAAACGCAAGGTAAGCCTGACACTGCGACATAACGAAGAATTCTTGTACAAAAAACACTAATGCCTAAGCGTTAGTGTTTTTTAATTCCGTTTTTTAAGATATTTCCACAAACAGGGTAAGAAGCGGCAGGATCTCCCCGCGCTAGTATGGTTTCGTTAAAGTTAATCGATTGCAAAAGTGTTGAATGAATCCTGTTGCAATAATCGCTATTTAGGAGGCATCCATTTTTTATAAAAGAATTAATCGCGACTATTCATTTATTGGCTGGGATTTTCGGTATATTTTTTAACCACACTAACCCACCCATCCTTATTCCAATACTATTCTTTGTCCTCGGTGGTTACTATTTTTTACAGCATTATTTAATCAAACAAGGAGAAAATAAGGCTGATTAAAATCCTTATTTGCGGAAAGAGTACGAATTGCAGTTGTGTTAATTTAATATAAGTTTTTTAACGATAGCCGGTAGCATCTGCTTGTTTGCCAGCATCCTGCACTTCCACGATATAGCGCCAACAATCTGGCTGAGAACCATCAAGATCAGTGAAACCATAAACCTGTGCAAGCTTTCCGCTTGACAGAGATTGACCGTTCCAACGTGAGACTTCGAGATCTCCAGCAAGGGCTGCAACAGCTCGACCCACATAACGTGGCGTTTCTGAGATGACGAAATGAGGTTCTTTCTTAGTAGCGTCAAGCCAGTTTTCTTCCTTGACACCATAATGATCAAGCATAATTTCGGATCGCATCCAGCCTGGGGTTAAGGAGACAGCTGTGCAATGATGCTGTACTAATTCGTGTGCGAGCCCTTCTGCCATACGGATGACTGAGGTTTTCGCTAGATCATAAAACATTGGTAAGCGATAGTTCTCATTATTATACTCTTTTGTGCCATCGGTCATTTCTATGACAAGTCCACCTTCGTTTTTGATGAGCAATGGTAATGCGTAGTGGCTCGTAATCAAATGAGTATCAATCGCTAAGCGAAGCATTCTTAAGCCTTTTTCAAGCGAATGCTCCCATACTCTCGTATTCCCATCAACAAGATATTCACCTCCCCAAATATCATTTACAAGTATATCTAACCTTCCATGTTCTTTCTCAATTCTTTCAATTAAGGACTGTACTTGTTCATGAATAAGATGGTCAGCTTGAACAGCAATTCCGATTCCACCTATGTTATTTACTAAATCCGCTGTTTCTTCAATCGTTTCAGGGCGCCCGTATTCAGATATCTCGTTTCGGGTAGTACGCCCAGTGATATAGACAGTAGCCCCTGCGGCACCCAATTCCATTGCAATTCCACGTCCGGCTCCCCTTGTACCACCAGCTACTAAAGCTACTTTTCCTTCTAAAGGTTTCATTTATGTCACCCTCCATTTTTAGAATATCCATAGTATAATACTTAATGATGACATCCTTTGTCATATATAAATTTTCTAAAAGGTGATAAATACGCGTGGGGATCGGTTACTATCTATATTACTGTTGCTTCAAAATAGAGGTAAATTAACAACCAATGAATTAGCCAAAGAACGTACTATTCATCGAGATATGGTGGCATTGAGTACAGCAGGTATTCATATTTTAGCTGAACGGGGGAAATTCGGCGGATGGAGATTACTTGAACAATATCGGACAAATTTAACGGGTTTAAAAGATAATGAAATTAAGTCTTTGTTTATTTCGCCATCACTCCAGTTACTAAATAGAGCAGATGGAGGCAGAACAGGCACTTATACAAAAGCTGGCGAAGAACTAACAACGAATAAAAAGGGCAACAGTTACATTAGCTATGCTGACTTTGCCATTGCCATCGCCGATGAAGTGGAGCAAGCTTCCGTATTAAAAGGCCGTTTTTCCGTTGTAGGGGATGAACTGTAAGTATACCAGATTTTTTGAAGAAACCGAGTAGCAATCTGTCAGAATAGGGTGTGGTGTGATGCAAGGAAACAACAAAAATCTCCTATTCGTTTATGGGACATTGCGAAAAGGCGGCGCCAACGACCATTACTTGCAGCACAGCGAGTTAGTAGAGGGTATGTGTTGGATCACAGGGGAAATGCACAATACACCATTTGGCTATCCGATTGTTCGTTTTCGCGGCCAGGAGAAAATTAGAGGCGAGCTTTATGCTGTCACCAGCGAAGAACTTGTCCGTATTGACAAATTAGAAGGCTACGATCCAAAAGGCAAAAGCGAAAATGAGTATGAGCGTGTCGAATGCACTGTCTATACAGACGAAAGCGAGGCAACTGCTTACACGTATATTGCTGGAAAAGGTTTCGCCCCTATCAATGAACCAATCATTGGTGGGGATTGGCTCGTTTTTTTGGCAAGAAAGAAAACGGGACGTTGACGGTTGGAATGTATTTCCCTACTGAAAAGGGGGCTAACAGGAAGACAGCGGATGAAGATCTAAGTGAAGCCAGTGGAGAAGCCGCATTGGAAATAGGCGAGCAAACGCGCTCGCCTTAGATTGATGCTTATGCAAATGTACGCAGAACGCTGGACACGGTATCAACGAGAAAAGCTAAATCTTCTTCGCTAGAAGTGAGTGGTGGGGCGATAATTAAAACATTGCCTCCTCCTGGAATCGTGTCGCTGTTTTTGCCGATGATCAGCCCTTGTTTTTGGCAAGCGTTTACAATCGCTTTCATTGTATCGTCATCAGCTGGCTCCTTGATCTGTTTATCTTGAACAAGTTCTATGCCGTAAAGGAAGCCAATTCCGCGCACTTCGCCGACAATCGAAAGTTGTTCAAGTTGTTTTAGCTTGCTGAGAATAGTGCGGCATAGCGCTTCGACTCGATTGACAATTTGTTCACGTTCAATAATATCAATCGTTTTTAACGCGACCGCGCAAGACGCCGGGTGTCCGCCGTAGGTGGAGATGTGGCGGAAATGGCTGGTCTCGCCTTTTCCGTCGAATGCTTGATACACATTTTCGGCAACGCACGTAGCGCCTAGTGGGAGATAGCCGCTCGTAAGCCCTTTTGCCAGTGTGATGATGTCAGGTTTGAAATCGTCATCGCCATGCATAAAGCCAAACAGTTTACCGGTCCGGCCGAAACCAGAGACGACTTCATCTAAAATGAGCAAGACTTGATAGCGATCGCAAATGTCGCGGACACGTTTGTAATAGTCGTTTGATTGAGGGGAAATGACGCCGCCGCCGGAAATAATCGGTTCCATTATAAATGCGGCGATTGTTTCAGGACCTTCCCATAAAATCGTTTGTTCAAGAAAATCAGCGGCCCGTTGGTCGTCTTCCGCAGCAGAGCCAAAGCTTGATCGATAGGCGTAAGGCGGTGGAATATGCAAAAAGCCAGGCAAAGCAGCGTCGTACTTTATTTTGCGGTTTGCTTGGGCCGTAGCCGCAAGGGCGCCAAGGGAGTTGCCATGATAGCCGCGGTAACGGGAAATGATTTTTTGTTTTTCTGGGGAGCCGGTTTGCTTATGGTATTGGCGCGCGATTTTAAAGGCCGTTTCGTTCGCGTCAGAGCCGCCGTTGGCAAAAAAGGTGCGAAACCCGCCACCAAGCAAAGCGGCTAATTTTTCAGCCAAAGCGATCGCTGGCTGGTGGCCAAGGGAAAGGGGAAAGTAGGCAAGTTTGTTCATTTGCTCAGTCGCTGCTTCAATGATTTCCGTTTGCCCGTGTCCAAGGTTTAGGCACCATAGCCCGGATACGCCGTCCATGTAGCGGTTGCCATTTATATCCGTAAACCAAGACCCTTCACCTGAATCGGCGATAAGGGGCGCGGCCCCTGGACGTTGCATCGCATGCCAGACATATTGCTCGTCTTTTTTAGCCAATGTCGGTTCCATTCCAGTATTCACTGTTTAATCGCCTCCTCGTGCATCGTTCGTTTCAATGCGGTTTCCAATAGGACATTGACGCCCTTTTCGCAGTCCTCCCAAGAAGTCCATTCTTCCTCCGCGTGACTAATTCCTCCCCGGCTTGGAACAAATATCATGGCTGTCGGGACAAGGAAAGAAATAAATTGAGCATCGTGGCCAGCACCGCTCACCATGCGTTTATATGGATAGCCGAGTGCTTTAGCCGATTCTTCTACTTGGGCGACGAGGCTGTTGTTAAACCAAACCGTCTCTCGGCTCCATCGCTTTGTTGCCTGACACGGAAGGGGGCACGCTGCGGCAACTTCCTGAATCACAGTCTCTACTGCAGCCAGTACTGCTTCGTCTTGGTGCCTAGCTTCAAGAGTGAAGACAGCACGGCCAGGAATGACTGTATGGATGTTCGGGAATACATTAAAGCGTCCGATCGTATAAACGAGCGTGTCGTCTAACGGTGCTAGCTTTTCATGGAAAGCCGTCATGCAGGCGTTGGCTGCCGTTAGTGCATCATGACGCATCCGTTGTGGCGTTGTTCCGGCGTGGTTGGATTTGCCACAAATCTCGATTTCGTAACAAACCATGCCAACAACGCACTCAACGGCGCCAATGGTTTGCTTTTCTGCTTCTAAAACCGGCCCTTGTTCGATATGCAGTTCTAAAAAAGCGCTTGCGTCCGTCAGCCGATGGTGGGCCGAGCCAGCAAAACCACTCGCCGCCAGAGCCTCTCCAAAAGAAACGCCATCTTGGTCTGTTGAT is a genomic window of Shouchella clausii containing:
- a CDS encoding modification methylase CeqI, whose amino-acid sequence is MASSISPEKLGAKIVEWYSCIVSREVEQAEEYKQEIGQLVNQLERSDEKVLSYYSLVLFRHQLLTEDVQQKRVEPTSLQAVNVEDTIYDGLLAFLYYFMSGQYEFYEGRYQSALRLYKIAEQKIDHVHDQSEKAEFYFRLGESYFRIDQYTFAVSYLEQAIDLFEEQQFYLERILNCRLLLAAIKTELNLFDEAEKEYQSALADATPYPTTHALLLRALGLNRVRQKKLHEAEMYFAEALTIGDHSKSVEGLKTKANLANVRLRQNANNAEAIRLLQEAKAGATAIHLEECMVRCAITEALYINEGRDERLTSELQRLLEREFYTEYSELAEEIAEYYKQQSLLEKAFYYMKEALHYRTNMKMIGVEQQ
- a CDS encoding SDR family oxidoreductase, with translation MKPLEGKVALVAGGTRGAGRGIAMELGAAGATVYITGRTTRNEISEYGRPETIEETADLVNNIGGIGIAVQADHLIHEQVQSLIERIEKEHGRLDILVNDIWGGEYLVDGNTRVWEHSLEKGLRMLRLAIDTHLITSHYALPLLIKNEGGLVIEMTDGTKEYNNENYRLPMFYDLAKTSVIRMAEGLAHELVQHHCTAVSLTPGWMRSEIMLDHYGVKEENWLDATKKEPHFVISETPRYVGRAVAALAGDLEVSRWNGQSLSSGKLAQVYGFTDLDGSQPDCWRYIVEVQDAGKQADATGYR
- a CDS encoding HTH domain-containing protein, with translation MINTRGDRLLSILLLLQNRGKLTTNELAKERTIHRDMVALSTAGIHILAERGKFGGWRLLEQYRTNLTGLKDNEIKSLFISPSLQLLNRADGGRTGTYTKAGEELTTNKKGNSYISYADFAIAIADEVEQASVLKGRFSVVGDEL
- a CDS encoding gamma-glutamylcyclotransferase family protein, with protein sequence MQGNNKNLLFVYGTLRKGGANDHYLQHSELVEGMCWITGEMHNTPFGYPIVRFRGQEKIRGELYAVTSEELVRIDKLEGYDPKGKSENEYERVECTVYTDESEATAYTYIAGKGFAPINEPIIGGDWLVFLARKKTGR
- a CDS encoding aminotransferase; its protein translation is MNTGMEPTLAKKDEQYVWHAMQRPGAAPLIADSGEGSWFTDINGNRYMDGVSGLWCLNLGHGQTEIIEAATEQMNKLAYFPLSLGHQPAIALAEKLAALLGGGFRTFFANGGSDANETAFKIARQYHKQTGSPEKQKIISRYRGYHGNSLGALAATAQANRKIKYDAALPGFLHIPPPYAYRSSFGSAAEDDQRAADFLEQTILWEGPETIAAFIMEPIISGGGVISPQSNDYYKRVRDICDRYQVLLILDEVVSGFGRTGKLFGFMHGDDDFKPDIITLAKGLTSGYLPLGATCVAENVYQAFDGKGETSHFRHISTYGGHPASCAVALKTIDIIEREQIVNRVEALCRTILSKLKQLEQLSIVGEVRGIGFLYGIELVQDKQIKEPADDDTMKAIVNACQKQGLIIGKNSDTIPGGGNVLIIAPPLTSSEEDLAFLVDTVSSVLRTFA
- a CDS encoding Zn-dependent hydrolase, with product MNTNKLAINRERLKQTLQAFAAFGATGNNGVTRLALSEEDKQARAYLRQQCEALGLVVTTDDLGNMYSVIPGKQRNAPPVYLGSHLDTVKKGGRFDGVLGVAGALEVLRTVVEHKLELNVPLGLINFTNEEGARFEPSMMASGILAGKFNKDAMMQSTDQDGVSFGEALAASGFAGSAHHRLTDASAFLELHIEQGPVLEAEKQTIGAVECVVGMVCYEIEICGKSNHAGTTPQRMRHDALTAANACMTAFHEKLAPLDDTLVYTIGRFNVFPNIHTVIPGRAVFTLEARHQDEAVLAAVETVIQEVAAACPLPCQATKRWSRETVWFNNSLVAQVEESAKALGYPYKRMVSGAGHDAQFISFLVPTAMIFVPSRGGISHAEEEWTSWEDCEKGVNVLLETALKRTMHEEAIKQ